In the Campylobacter showae genome, one interval contains:
- a CDS encoding DUF2625 family protein produces MLRDESRAQSELLGLQVATRSPMGAFAYEQRHRDRRRLTARAWLRM; encoded by the coding sequence TTGCTTCGCGATGAGAGCAGGGCGCAAAGCGAGCTTTTGGGGCTTCAAGTAGCCACTCGGTCGCCCATGGGTGCGTTTGCCTATGAGCAGCGGCATCGTGATAGACGGCGGCTAACTGCGCGTGCTTGGCTCAGGATGTGA
- the gap gene encoding type I glyceraldehyde-3-phosphate dehydrogenase has translation MVKIAINGFGRIGRCAARIILERDDVELVAINDTATRDMTRYLLKYDSVHGEFKQDVKVISDDFIEVNGKKIRVFSTRDLNELSYADYGADVVLECTGKFLTTEKCEPYLARGIKKVVMSAPAKDDTATFVVGVNDDKYAGEAIVSNASCTTNGLAPVAKVLNDKFGIVKGLMTTIHAYTNGQSLVDVKAKDFRRSRAAALNIGPTTTGAAKAIAKVLPELSGKMHGQSVRVPVANVSMVDLTAVLKRPASKEEINEAFRAAAESNLKGILFVDDDYRVSSDFCTSAYSSIVASDTTQVIADDMVKVFAWYDNEWGYSTRLVDLAKIVATK, from the coding sequence ATGGTAAAAATCGCGATCAACGGTTTTGGACGTATCGGCAGGTGCGCTGCTCGTATTATTTTAGAGCGAGACGACGTTGAGCTTGTCGCTATCAACGACACGGCGACGCGCGACATGACGCGCTATCTGCTCAAATACGACAGCGTGCACGGCGAATTTAAGCAAGACGTTAAGGTGATAAGCGACGATTTTATAGAAGTAAACGGCAAAAAGATAAGAGTTTTTTCAACAAGAGATCTAAACGAGCTTAGCTATGCAGACTACGGCGCAGACGTGGTTTTGGAGTGTACGGGCAAGTTTTTAACTACAGAAAAATGCGAGCCCTATCTAGCTCGCGGCATCAAAAAAGTTGTCATGAGCGCTCCAGCAAAAGACGATACGGCGACGTTTGTAGTCGGCGTAAACGACGATAAATACGCAGGCGAAGCGATCGTCTCAAACGCAAGCTGCACCACAAACGGCCTAGCGCCCGTCGCAAAGGTGCTAAACGATAAATTCGGCATCGTAAAAGGGCTCATGACCACGATCCATGCCTACACCAACGGTCAGAGCCTAGTAGACGTAAAGGCTAAAGACTTCCGCCGCTCGCGCGCTGCGGCCCTAAATATCGGGCCTACGACCACCGGAGCCGCAAAAGCGATCGCAAAAGTACTTCCCGAGCTAAGCGGCAAGATGCACGGCCAAAGCGTACGCGTGCCGGTCGCTAACGTCTCTATGGTCGATCTAACGGCGGTGTTAAAAAGACCTGCTAGCAAAGAGGAGATAAACGAGGCGTTTAGAGCGGCTGCTGAGTCAAATTTAAAGGGAATTTTATTCGTCGATGACGATTATAGAGTTAGCAGCGACTTTTGCACGAGCGCGTACAGCAGCATCGTAGCGAGCGACACTACGCAGGTCATCGCTGATGATATGGTGAAGGTCTTTGCATGGTACGACAACGAGTGGGGCTACTCGACAAGGCTTGTGGATCTAGCTAAGATCGTGGCTACGAAGTAA
- a CDS encoding anion permease produces MNNAVKALAIIIIGLAVWFSPNPEGVSKEAWHLFAIVLATILGLILQPLPIGAVAMIGITVAILTKVMKPAEALSGFASTTIWLIVAAYMIARGFIKTGLGRRIAYKIISILGDSTLKLGYAIVISDAVISPAMPSSGARAGGIMFPIVNSLSKALGSEPDEGSRKKAGAFFMQTLWQGNTITNGMFLTSMAGNPLIASLALSAFSVEISWTLWALGAIVPAVCSLVVIPLVLYKIYPPQIKAFPEGKAIAARELAAMGPMSRGEKLMLGVFAGSLVLWATGGLTGLNATTVGLVAVCVMTICGVLEWKDVTGEKGAWDTLIWMGALITLAGGLNKTGFIKWFSAWVSGGMSGFGWMSVLAILLLIYVYSHYMFASLTAHITAMYSAFGAVAIAAGASPVFVALAFAYASNLMMPITHYGGAPGPIIFGAGYVTQNEWWRLGFITTLINLFIWTIIGGVWWKVLGLW; encoded by the coding sequence ATGAATAACGCAGTAAAAGCCCTGGCAATAATCATCATCGGGCTTGCGGTGTGGTTCTCGCCAAATCCTGAGGGCGTGAGCAAGGAGGCCTGGCATCTCTTCGCTATCGTTTTGGCGACGATTTTGGGGCTGATTTTGCAGCCTCTGCCTATCGGAGCAGTAGCGATGATCGGCATCACGGTCGCGATACTAACCAAGGTCATGAAGCCCGCGGAGGCCCTTAGCGGCTTTGCCAGTACGACCATATGGCTCATCGTCGCAGCCTATATGATCGCGCGAGGCTTCATAAAAACCGGTCTTGGACGGCGAATAGCATATAAAATCATCTCAATTCTAGGCGACAGTACGCTAAAGTTAGGATATGCGATAGTTATCAGCGACGCCGTCATTAGTCCCGCGATGCCAAGCTCGGGAGCTAGAGCCGGCGGGATAATGTTTCCCATCGTAAATTCGCTCTCAAAGGCCCTTGGCAGCGAGCCCGACGAAGGTAGCCGCAAAAAAGCCGGAGCGTTTTTTATGCAGACGCTTTGGCAAGGCAACACGATAACAAACGGCATGTTTTTAACCTCGATGGCGGGCAACCCTCTCATCGCATCGCTTGCGCTCTCGGCCTTTAGCGTCGAGATATCGTGGACGCTCTGGGCGCTTGGCGCGATAGTTCCGGCGGTCTGTTCGCTCGTCGTTATCCCGCTAGTGCTTTATAAAATTTACCCGCCGCAGATCAAGGCCTTTCCCGAAGGCAAGGCCATAGCCGCGCGCGAACTAGCCGCGATGGGGCCGATGAGCAGAGGCGAAAAGCTGATGCTGGGCGTTTTTGCGGGCTCTTTAGTGCTCTGGGCTACGGGCGGACTAACGGGTCTAAACGCCACAACCGTGGGACTCGTGGCCGTGTGCGTGATGACGATATGCGGCGTGCTCGAGTGGAAGGACGTTACCGGCGAAAAAGGCGCGTGGGATACGCTCATCTGGATGGGTGCGCTCATCACGTTAGCCGGCGGCCTAAACAAAACGGGCTTTATAAAGTGGTTTTCGGCCTGGGTTTCGGGCGGTATGAGCGGATTTGGCTGGATGAGCGTGCTAGCTATTTTACTGCTTATTTACGTTTATTCACACTATATGTTTGCCAGCCTCACTGCACATATAACGGCGATGTATTCGGCATTCGGCGCGGTTGCGATAGCTGCGGGAGCTAGTCCTGTTTTCGTCGCTCTAGCCTTTGCCTACGCTTCAAATTTGATGATGCCTATCACGCACTACGGCGGAGCGCCCGGACCGATAATCTTTGGCGCCGGATACGTCACGCAAAACGAATGGTGGCGGCTAGGCTTTATAACGACGCTGATAAATTTATTTATCTGGACTATAATAGGCGGAGTTTGGTGGAAGGTGCTAGGCCTTTGGTAA
- a CDS encoding DUF2625 family protein yields the protein MKRGIYDFNLGKNFSEAGQMPSYLLVADDVLGGFFAINGGAFRGKAGNVFYYAPDSGE from the coding sequence GTGAAGCGTGGAATTTACGATTTTAACCTTGGCAAAAACTTTAGCGAAGCGGGGCAGATGCCTAGCTATCTGCTCGTGGCAGACGATGTTTTGGGTGGATTTTTCGCGATAAACGGCGGCGCCTTTCGTGGTAAAGCGGGCAATGTCTTTTACTATGCGCCAGATAGCGGCGAATGA
- a CDS encoding phosphoglycerate kinase produces MSEILSINDLELGGAKVFVRCDFNVPMDEFLNITDDRRIRSAIPTIRYCLDNGCSVVLASHLGRPKNGFEEKFSLRGVAKRLSRLLDRDVIFAEDVVGPDAKAKVAALKPGEILLLENLRFEKGETKNDETLAKELSRFGEFYINDAFGVCHRAHASVEAITKFYDEKHKAAGFLLQKEINFAQNLIKHPARPFVAVVGGSKVSGKLQALHNLLPRVDKLIIGGGMAFTFLKSLGENIGNSLLEEDLIEDAREILRKGRELGVKIYLPVDVVAAQTFSAESAVKFVPAQEIPSGWMGLDIGPASIRLFKEVIADAQTIWWNGPMGVFEMDKFSKGSIKMSHAIIDTHATTVVGGGDTADVVERAGDADEMTFISTGGGASLELIEGKELPGIKPLRKAAE; encoded by the coding sequence ATGAGTGAAATTTTATCGATCAACGATCTTGAGCTCGGCGGCGCGAAGGTATTTGTTAGGTGCGATTTTAACGTGCCGATGGACGAGTTTTTAAACATCACCGATGACCGCCGTATCCGCTCTGCGATACCTACTATCCGCTACTGCCTGGATAACGGCTGCAGCGTGGTTTTGGCTAGCCATCTAGGACGTCCGAAAAACGGCTTTGAGGAGAAATTTTCGCTGCGAGGCGTGGCAAAGAGGCTTTCAAGGTTGCTTGATAGAGACGTGATATTTGCCGAGGACGTCGTCGGCCCGGACGCCAAAGCCAAAGTCGCCGCACTGAAGCCCGGCGAGATTTTGCTTCTTGAAAATTTACGCTTTGAAAAGGGCGAAACCAAAAACGATGAAACTTTGGCAAAAGAGCTTTCTAGATTCGGTGAATTTTACATAAACGACGCGTTTGGCGTCTGCCACAGAGCGCACGCATCGGTTGAAGCGATCACTAAATTTTACGATGAGAAGCATAAGGCGGCGGGATTTTTGCTACAAAAAGAGATAAATTTCGCTCAAAATCTCATCAAACACCCTGCGCGTCCGTTTGTGGCGGTCGTCGGCGGCAGCAAGGTAAGCGGTAAGTTGCAAGCCCTGCACAACTTGCTTCCGCGCGTAGATAAGCTGATAATAGGCGGCGGCATGGCGTTCACGTTTTTAAAATCGCTCGGCGAAAATATCGGAAACTCGCTGCTTGAAGAAGACCTCATCGAGGACGCGAGAGAAATCTTACGCAAGGGCAGGGAGCTTGGCGTTAAAATTTACCTGCCCGTAGACGTCGTCGCAGCCCAGACCTTTTCGGCCGAAAGCGCCGTGAAATTCGTTCCTGCCCAAGAAATACCTAGCGGCTGGATGGGGCTAGATATCGGGCCTGCGTCGATTAGGCTCTTTAAAGAGGTCATCGCCGACGCGCAAACCATCTGGTGGAACGGGCCGATGGGAGTTTTTGAGATGGATAAATTTAGCAAAGGCAGCATCAAAATGAGCCACGCCATCATCGATACTCACGCGACTACGGTCGTTGGCGGCGGCGATACGGCCGACGTGGTCGAGCGCGCGGGAGATGCCGACGAGATGACCTTTATCTCGACTGGAGGCGGCGCGAGCTTGGAGCTTATCGAAGGCAAGGAGCTACCCGGCATAAAACCGCTTAGAAAGGCTGCGGAGTGA
- a CDS encoding helix-turn-helix transcriptional regulator, whose product MANKKVFEILELLKELASGREVALKAYCAKSGLSERTLRRYIEDLKAIFGSEHIVKLEKGSYVCKNGELFKPFVMPNEHQNESKKLIDLLHVINPGFAKFLPPTHKKVDDKLAKELAEIFLIKGSPHENTPNLRTFAALQKAIKFKRYCELKYLGRRLSEVKILKLIYCKGNWQVATLRSSETENNGFEVLRAAFIEDVKISTKTFYADEYTLNFIKNSETFWDGYKVSPYPAAVAVSPDARKYFAQKRFFKSQKISDEPLPNGWTKIEFSVTSDKMLLMPAKRWFPNLVILSPLSAKRKFEDDIDIYRQNSALFLVDKDQ is encoded by the coding sequence ATGGCGAATAAAAAAGTATTTGAAATTTTAGAGCTTTTAAAAGAGCTAGCAAGCGGCAGAGAGGTCGCGTTAAAGGCCTACTGTGCCAAAAGCGGCCTAAGCGAACGCACGCTTAGGCGTTATATAGAGGATTTAAAGGCCATTTTTGGCAGTGAACATATCGTAAAGCTCGAAAAGGGCAGCTACGTGTGCAAAAACGGCGAGCTTTTTAAGCCTTTCGTTATGCCAAACGAGCACCAAAATGAGAGCAAAAAGCTCATCGACCTGCTACACGTCATCAACCCGGGCTTTGCTAAATTTTTGCCTCCGACACACAAAAAAGTGGACGACAAGCTAGCCAAAGAGCTAGCGGAAATCTTTCTTATCAAGGGTAGTCCGCACGAAAACACCCCAAATCTTCGCACTTTCGCCGCGCTGCAAAAAGCGATCAAATTTAAAAGATACTGTGAGTTAAAATACCTCGGGCGTCGCTTAAGCGAAGTCAAAATCCTAAAGCTGATCTACTGCAAAGGCAACTGGCAAGTAGCCACTCTAAGAAGCTCTGAGACGGAAAACAACGGCTTTGAGGTGCTGCGAGCAGCCTTTATCGAGGATGTAAAAATCTCGACAAAAACTTTTTACGCCGACGAATATACGCTAAATTTCATCAAAAACTCCGAGACCTTTTGGGATGGCTATAAGGTCTCGCCCTACCCAGCCGCAGTCGCCGTATCGCCTGATGCGCGTAAATACTTCGCGCAAAAAAGATTTTTCAAATCGCAAAAAATCTCGGACGAGCCGCTACCAAACGGCTGGACGAAGATCGAGTTTAGCGTCACTAGCGATAAAATGCTACTAATGCCAGCTAAAAGGTGGTTTCCAAACCTAGTCATCCTCTCGCCTCTTAGCGCAAAGCGTAAATTTGAAGACGATATAGACATTTATAGGCAAAATTCGGCTTTATTTTTAGTCGATAAGGATCAATAA
- the nadD gene encoding nicotinate (nicotinamide) nucleotide adenylyltransferase, translating into MKIALFGGSFDPPHLGHDAVVKAALERLDADKLIIMPTFISPFKSEFSAPPLLRLRWANEAWGALAKVCVSDYEIAQNRPVPTIESVRHIRQIYAVSELYLIIGADHLASLDKWHEIDELFKLATFVVASRSDVAVPENFKILNINEPVSSSQIRQNLDKSLMIPCIADEAAKFYQGKTCKKESNESSKS; encoded by the coding sequence ATGAAAATCGCGCTTTTCGGCGGCAGTTTCGACCCGCCTCATCTCGGGCACGACGCCGTCGTTAAGGCTGCGCTAGAGCGGCTAGACGCGGATAAGCTCATCATCATGCCGACCTTTATCAGCCCGTTTAAGAGCGAGTTTTCCGCTCCGCCGCTGCTTCGGCTAAGATGGGCGAACGAGGCTTGGGGCGCGCTAGCTAAAGTCTGCGTGAGCGACTACGAGATCGCGCAAAATCGCCCCGTACCGACGATAGAAAGCGTGCGGCATATACGGCAAATTTACGCCGTGAGCGAGCTTTACCTCATCATCGGCGCCGATCATCTAGCAAGCCTGGATAAATGGCACGAGATAGACGAGCTCTTTAAGCTCGCGACCTTCGTCGTAGCCAGCCGCAGCGACGTAGCCGTGCCTGAAAATTTTAAAATTTTAAACATAAACGAGCCCGTTTCGTCCTCGCAAATCAGGCAAAATTTAGACAAAAGCCTGATGATACCGTGCATAGCGGACGAGGCGGCGAAATTTTACCAAGGAAAAACATGCAAGAAAGAATCGAACGAATCATCAAAATCCTAG
- a CDS encoding energy transducer TonB, whose translation MKTSLSRQQLNRRASFTGLGVSILLHSILIGSFIKFYEEIKPMPEEKSVKIALNTFTPPAAPLPPAPTPPAPPPPAPPAPPPPEPVVTPPEPPKPVEPPKPIEKPKPVEKPKPIEKPVEKPKPKPTPKPVKKPEPEPEPEQQVAQVAPPAQPSPPTPTPPAAQPSGALSSNVKSNLPPSGAETVGEFNFATSAGDERFSKIQKAIQKHHKYPKRAQKMRHQGVVEVSFLYKKDGTVRDVKVIKSSGYETLDEAAVELINRAAPDFPTLDRDYVIKIPVSYKLT comes from the coding sequence ATGAAAACTTCGCTATCACGACAACAACTGAATAGACGCGCCAGCTTTACGGGGCTTGGCGTCTCTATCCTGTTGCACTCTATACTCATCGGGTCTTTTATCAAATTTTACGAAGAGATAAAACCGATGCCAGAAGAAAAAAGCGTCAAGATAGCGCTAAATACCTTTACGCCGCCAGCAGCTCCGCTCCCGCCGGCGCCAACTCCCCCGGCCCCGCCGCCTCCGGCACCGCCTGCGCCTCCTCCGCCTGAACCTGTCGTCACTCCGCCGGAGCCGCCAAAGCCGGTTGAGCCGCCTAAGCCGATAGAAAAGCCAAAACCTGTGGAAAAACCAAAACCGATAGAAAAGCCGGTTGAAAAGCCAAAGCCTAAACCTACGCCAAAACCGGTCAAAAAGCCTGAGCCTGAGCCTGAGCCGGAACAGCAAGTCGCGCAAGTAGCACCGCCCGCACAGCCGTCGCCGCCTACTCCTACGCCGCCTGCGGCGCAGCCAAGCGGCGCTCTAAGCTCGAATGTAAAATCAAATTTACCGCCTAGCGGAGCAGAAACCGTCGGAGAATTTAACTTCGCGACATCAGCCGGCGACGAGAGATTTTCTAAAATCCAAAAGGCGATACAAAAGCATCACAAATACCCTAAACGCGCGCAAAAAATGCGCCATCAGGGCGTCGTAGAGGTTAGCTTTTTATACAAAAAAGACGGCACCGTCCGCGACGTAAAAGTGATAAAAAGCTCGGGCTACGAGACGCTAGACGAGGCCGCGGTCGAGCTCATAAACCGCGCCGCACCGGATTTTCCGACGCTTGATCGCGACTACGTCATCAAAATCCCGGTTAGCTACAAGCTCACGTAA
- a CDS encoding NADH:flavin oxidoreductase/NADH oxidase, which yields MQSLLFSPLQIGDLEIKNRVVMPPMCMYKAKNENGLPRCFHRLHYAARALGGVGLIIVEATAVEPRGRITSCDLGLWNDEQLEAHARLVKECVKYGAVMAVQLAHAGRKSECEGLIAPSALKFSESYKTPKQMSIEDIVSVKQAFAKAAVRAERAGYAAIEIHAAHGYLISEFLSPGVNLRDDEYGGSFENRARFLKEILTEIKAAVQIPVGVRISAQSWVKGDWSLEDSVRLAKELELLGAAFIHVSAGGLFERTDSAPAFTPLYQADYAKAVKQAVGIPVIAVGLITKASEGEALLLGGVCDAVAYGRELLRNPNFAQSAMSELGCSELVENSYKRAFK from the coding sequence ATGCAAAGCTTGCTTTTCTCGCCGCTACAAATCGGCGATCTAGAGATCAAAAACCGCGTCGTCATGCCGCCGATGTGCATGTACAAGGCCAAGAACGAAAACGGCCTACCTAGGTGCTTTCACCGCCTGCACTACGCCGCACGAGCGCTAGGAGGCGTCGGGCTCATCATCGTCGAGGCTACGGCGGTTGAGCCTAGAGGCAGGATCACGAGCTGCGATCTGGGGCTGTGGAACGACGAGCAGCTAGAGGCGCACGCCAGGCTCGTCAAAGAGTGCGTCAAATACGGCGCTGTCATGGCCGTCCAGCTCGCGCATGCCGGCAGAAAAAGCGAGTGCGAAGGGTTGATCGCGCCTAGCGCTCTGAAATTTAGCGAGAGCTACAAAACGCCGAAACAAATGAGCATAGAGGACATCGTCTCGGTTAAGCAAGCTTTCGCCAAGGCTGCGGTTAGAGCCGAGCGCGCCGGATACGCTGCGATCGAGATCCACGCCGCACACGGCTATCTCATCAGCGAATTTCTATCGCCGGGGGTTAACCTGCGAGACGACGAATACGGTGGAAGCTTCGAAAATCGCGCGAGATTTTTAAAAGAAATTTTAACCGAAATAAAAGCCGCAGTACAAATCCCCGTCGGCGTGCGCATAAGTGCGCAAAGCTGGGTAAAGGGCGACTGGAGCCTAGAAGATAGCGTGCGGCTGGCAAAGGAGCTCGAGCTCTTGGGCGCGGCGTTTATCCATGTCTCAGCAGGCGGACTTTTTGAGCGCACGGATAGCGCGCCGGCGTTTACGCCGCTTTATCAAGCGGACTACGCCAAGGCCGTAAAGCAAGCAGTCGGTATCCCGGTGATCGCGGTCGGACTCATAACAAAGGCGTCCGAGGGCGAGGCGCTGCTGCTAGGCGGCGTTTGTGATGCGGTGGCCTACGGCAGAGAGCTGCTGCGAAATCCAAATTTCGCGCAATCCGCGATGAGCGAACTAGGATGCTCTGAGCTGGTAGAAAACTCGTATAAAAGGGCGTTTAAGTAA
- the fabI gene encoding enoyl-ACP reductase FabI: protein MILKGKKGLIVGVANAKSIAYGIAEACHAQGAQMAFTYLNDALKKRVEPIAEEFGSKFVYELDVNNQAHLDGLADRIKADLGEIDFVVHAVAYAPKEALEGEFVNTSKEAFDIAMGTSVYSLLSLTRAVLPVLKEGGSVLTLTYLGGPKFVPHYNVMGVAKAALESSVRYLAHDLGARNIRVNAISAGPIKTLAASGIGDFRMILRYNEVNSPLKRNVTTQDVGNSAMYLLSDLASGVTGEVHYVDCGYNIMGMGDVATDAEGNTILAWDAK, encoded by the coding sequence ATGATTTTAAAAGGCAAAAAAGGCCTCATCGTCGGCGTCGCTAACGCCAAATCTATCGCTTACGGCATTGCCGAAGCTTGTCACGCGCAGGGTGCACAGATGGCGTTTACCTACCTAAACGACGCGCTGAAAAAACGCGTAGAGCCGATCGCGGAGGAGTTTGGGAGCAAATTCGTCTATGAGCTTGACGTAAATAACCAAGCTCACCTAGACGGCCTTGCGGATCGCATCAAAGCAGACCTCGGCGAGATAGATTTCGTCGTACATGCCGTGGCCTATGCGCCGAAAGAAGCGCTAGAGGGCGAGTTCGTAAACACTAGCAAAGAAGCCTTTGATATCGCGATGGGCACGAGCGTGTATTCGCTACTAAGCCTCACGCGCGCAGTGCTACCGGTGTTAAAAGAGGGCGGCTCGGTGCTAACTCTTACATATCTTGGTGGACCAAAATTTGTGCCTCACTACAACGTCATGGGTGTTGCAAAAGCGGCACTTGAAAGCTCAGTTCGCTACCTAGCACACGACCTTGGCGCGAGAAATATCCGCGTAAATGCGATCTCTGCGGGCCCGATCAAAACGCTTGCGGCAAGTGGCATAGGCGATTTTAGGATGATTTTGCGCTACAACGAGGTAAACAGCCCGCTAAAACGCAACGTCACGACGCAAGACGTCGGTAACAGCGCGATGTACCTGCTTAGCGACCTAGCTAGCGGCGTGACCGGCGAGGTGCACTACGTCGACTGCGGCTACAACATCATGGGTATGGGCGACGTGGCGACCGACGCCGAGGGTAACACTATCCTAGCTTGGGACGCAAAATAA
- a CDS encoding DUF2625 family protein, protein MSFTMRQIAANEKTHSLATRVFYRALCGDTSKFYELYRWDGWRENVRNFSFGKVMFAMSPLLWAGR, encoded by the coding sequence ATGTCTTTTACTATGCGCCAGATAGCGGCGAATGAGAAGACACACAGCTTGGCTACTCGCGTTTTTTACCGAGCGCTTTGCGGCGATACATCTAAATTTTACGAACTTTACCGCTGGGACGGTTGGCGCGAGAACGTGAGAAATTTTAGCTTTGGCAAAGTGATGTTTGCGATGTCGCCGCTACTATGGGCAGGACGCTAG
- a CDS encoding triose-phosphate isomerase produces MRFLANLKCNHTRASFAKYAEILDANLSANDDVTVFPPFSALDFAAHKFKLGAQNFYPCESGAHTGEIGKAMLDEFGVKSVLIGHSERRELGESEEFLRAKFDFAAEAGWQIVYCIGENLSVNEAGRAKEFLAEQLKNIDLGYERLLIAYEPIWAIGTGRSASAEQIEEILNFIREQTSAPLLYGGSVNIANIGGIAGIKNCDGVLVGTASWDASGFLELIRVVS; encoded by the coding sequence GTGAGGTTTTTAGCAAATTTAAAGTGCAATCACACGAGAGCGAGCTTTGCTAAATACGCTGAAATTTTAGACGCAAATTTAAGCGCAAACGACGACGTGACGGTATTTCCTCCGTTTAGCGCGCTTGATTTTGCGGCTCATAAATTTAAACTCGGCGCGCAAAATTTCTACCCGTGCGAAAGCGGCGCTCACACCGGCGAGATCGGCAAGGCGATGCTGGACGAGTTTGGCGTAAAAAGCGTGCTGATCGGACACTCCGAACGGCGCGAGCTAGGCGAGAGCGAGGAGTTCTTGCGTGCTAAATTTGACTTCGCCGCAGAGGCGGGCTGGCAGATCGTCTACTGCATCGGCGAAAATTTGAGCGTGAATGAAGCGGGTCGCGCGAAGGAGTTTTTGGCGGAACAGCTAAAAAATATCGACCTTGGCTACGAGCGGCTGTTGATCGCCTATGAGCCGATCTGGGCGATCGGTACGGGCAGGAGCGCGAGCGCGGAGCAGATAGAGGAGATTTTAAATTTCATTCGCGAGCAGACGAGCGCGCCGCTACTTTACGGCGGCAGCGTAAATATCGCAAATATCGGCGGGATAGCGGGGATTAAAAACTGCGACGGAGTGTTGGTAGGAACAGCCAGCTGGGACGCCTCTGGTTTCTTGGAGCTTATACGCGTTGTCTCGTGA
- the purB gene encoding adenylosuccinate lyase produces the protein MASGTLDSRVFKVMFVSEDMRKIFSDENKVQKWLDTEAALARAQAKLGIIEPRRAEQITKFARAELVDLDAIGENYKSSITIVPLLKEFKKVFDDDSGEFVHWGATSQDIMDNGMVLQIREAIALLKKLLEKTYNETLKISEKYKNTVMAGRTHVIHALPITFGFKTAMWAQEIRRSLDRLKEIAPRVLVGQLSGAVGTLASQEGKGLEMQKLMMDDLGLNVPVISWHPSRDHMVEYVSTLAIIAGTIGRIAREILSLQRTEICEVEEPFFMGKVGSSTMPHKRNPQVCEGVIALTKIVRAQAPLMVEAMECENERDWGCEAVEWDAIPKSSIHLAGALEKINDILENLIVYPQNMKRNLGALKGAMLSEAVMLHLGEKLGRMSAHEIVYEVCMKAFTDGKPVIDDLLERAEVAKHFTRAQLEEIMDPEKYVGLSATFVDRVIEDSKSYVK, from the coding sequence ATGGCATCAGGAACGCTTGACAGCAGAGTTTTTAAAGTAATGTTTGTTAGCGAGGATATGAGAAAGATATTTAGCGACGAAAATAAGGTGCAAAAGTGGCTGGACACCGAGGCTGCACTAGCTAGAGCGCAAGCAAAGCTGGGCATCATCGAGCCTAGGCGCGCCGAGCAAATAACCAAATTTGCCCGTGCAGAGTTAGTCGATCTAGACGCGATCGGAGAAAATTACAAAAGTTCAATCACTATCGTGCCGCTTTTAAAAGAGTTTAAGAAAGTCTTTGACGACGATAGCGGCGAGTTCGTACACTGGGGCGCGACCAGCCAGGACATAATGGACAATGGCATGGTGCTGCAAATCCGCGAAGCTATAGCGCTTCTTAAAAAACTACTCGAAAAAACCTACAACGAGACGCTAAAGATCAGCGAAAAATACAAAAACACCGTCATGGCGGGTCGCACACACGTTATTCACGCGCTACCTATCACGTTTGGCTTCAAAACGGCGATGTGGGCGCAGGAGATCAGACGCAGCCTAGATAGACTAAAGGAAATCGCTCCTCGCGTACTTGTAGGACAGCTCTCAGGCGCCGTTGGTACGCTAGCATCGCAAGAAGGCAAGGGGCTGGAGATGCAAAAGCTGATGATGGATGATCTGGGGCTAAACGTACCGGTGATTTCGTGGCACCCTAGCCGCGACCACATGGTCGAGTACGTCTCGACACTAGCCATCATCGCAGGCACGATCGGACGCATAGCGCGAGAGATCTTAAGCCTCCAGCGCACCGAGATTTGTGAGGTTGAAGAACCGTTTTTTATGGGCAAGGTCGGTAGCTCCACGATGCCGCATAAGCGCAATCCTCAGGTCTGCGAGGGCGTCATCGCGCTAACTAAGATCGTGCGTGCGCAGGCTCCTTTGATGGTGGAGGCTATGGAATGTGAAAACGAGCGTGACTGGGGGTGCGAAGCAGTCGAGTGGGACGCGATACCAAAGTCATCCATCCACCTTGCAGGCGCGCTTGAAAAGATAAACGACATCCTAGAAAATCTCATCGTCTATCCGCAAAATATGAAGCGAAATTTGGGCGCGCTAAAGGGTGCGATGCTAAGCGAAGCCGTGATGCTGCATCTGGGCGAAAAGCTAGGCAGGATGAGTGCTCACGAGATCGTTTACGAAGTCTGCATGAAGGCTTTTACCGACGGTAAACCAGTCATCGACGACCTACTCGAGCGTGCAGAGGTAGCAAAGCACTTCACCAGAGCGCAGCTCGAGGAGATCATGGACCCGGAAAAATACGTCGGCCTAAGCGCGACATTCGTAGACCGCGTGATAGAAGACAGTAAAAGCTATGTAAAATAA